In Aequorivita sp. H23M31, a single window of DNA contains:
- a CDS encoding RHS repeat-associated core domain-containing protein, with protein MEIVQGPLGEHQAVLFRYRRRWQYRAKDRNIEEHNYYPFGLEHKGYNTDVSPSGNSVARKFKFNGQELEESLGLNIYEMDVRNYDPAIGRFTTIDPVTHFSQSTYTAFDNNPIFWADPTGADSESFLRDLFDRSESGTTWTNTGNGTFSDGNGNTAQCDDCNESSQEQQDPNPFGDIQVSEKQGWFGKLMGDANGRKWKGPDGVWYSVDEEGYPTGRYMAKFIGSSGSIEYISAGGLGVVLKLPKYLKYLRDIKSSKDLLKYAVKASDAFKLTSGGGKFKAVLEGGAYGAGQHFVQLVKDGWNYQKAGNVIKLTKNGETIIFRASQSGKKGFDTFTLPKAYEGKNVDIFFK; from the coding sequence ATGGAAATAGTACAAGGACCACTTGGGGAACATCAGGCTGTCCTATTCCGATACCGACGGAGATGGCAGTATCGAGCTAAGGACCGAAATATTGAGGAGCATAATTATTATCCTTTTGGGCTTGAACACAAAGGGTATAATACAGATGTATCGCCCAGCGGGAACAGCGTTGCGCGCAAGTTCAAATTTAATGGACAGGAACTAGAAGAAAGTTTGGGTTTAAACATCTATGAGATGGATGTTCGGAATTATGACCCAGCGATAGGTAGATTTACTACTATTGATCCTGTTACACATTTTTCACAATCTACATATACTGCTTTTGATAATAATCCTATTTTTTGGGCAGACCCAACCGGTGCCGATAGTGAAAGTTTCTTGAGAGATTTGTTTGATAGGTCAGAAAGTGGAACTACTTGGACAAATACTGGAAATGGCACTTTTTCTGATGGGAATGGAAACACGGCACAATGTGACGATTGTAATGAAAGTAGTCAAGAACAACAAGATCCGAATCCTTTTGGAGATATTCAAGTGTCGGAAAAACAAGGGTGGTTTGGTAAGCTAATGGGAGATGCAAACGGCAGGAAATGGAAAGGACCAGATGGAGTTTGGTATTCTGTGGATGAAGAAGGGTATCCAACAGGCAGATATATGGCTAAATTTATTGGTAGTTCGGGCTCAATAGAGTATATTTCTGCTGGAGGACTTGGAGTTGTATTGAAATTGCCAAAGTATCTAAAATATTTAAGGGATATAAAATCTAGTAAGGATTTATTAAAATATGCGGTAAAAGCTTCTGACGCCTTCAAATTAACTTCTGGTGGTGGGAAATTTAAAGCTGTTCTCGAAGGAGGTGCATATGGTGCAGGTCAACATTTTGTACAGTTAGTGAAAGATGGGTGGAATTATCAGAAAGCGGGCAATGTGATAAAGTTGACTAAAAATGGTGAAACAATAATTTTTAGAGCATCTCAATCCGGCAAGAAAGGGTTTGATACTTTTACTTTACCGAAAGCTTATGAAGGGAAAAATGTAGATATTTTCTTTAAATAA
- a CDS encoding DUF4926 domain-containing protein: MFKLYDVVKSKKEISEDIPIDTLGTIVMVYNEFTPIAYEVEFINDEKGTINVVTVVEDDLRINCSFDSDMNKSNCFKPPH, translated from the coding sequence ATGTTTAAATTATATGATGTGGTAAAATCAAAAAAGGAAATATCGGAAGATATACCAATTGATACTTTAGGAACGATAGTTATGGTTTATAATGAGTTTACGCCAATAGCTTATGAGGTTGAATTTATAAATGATGAAAAGGGAACTATAAATGTTGTTACTGTTGTAGAAGATGATTTGAGGATTAATTGCTCCTTTGACTCTGATATGAATAAAAGTAATTGCTTTAAGCCCCCCCATTAG
- a CDS encoding RHS repeat domain-containing protein, with product MITFMPARLFWRDVLGVKLRKEVRDRSEISTTDYLDGFIYLNEKLDFFPHSEGYVKVIPVGNYYSFQYVFQYKDHLGNIRLSYSDIDGDGTINAATEIVQENNYYPFGLEHKGYNTDVSPSGNSVARKFKFNGIEHEEALGLNLYEMDFRQYDPAIARFTSIDPVTHHDFSTYTAFDNNPVFFADPSGADSESPIDLINDAWNQTPENGSATFDNQGNCQCGCPVKPPCAKKKAVREMNAGEFYAMAYNGPSKTAYLNGNDPYNPTDEDIAQNEREKAEAAGQVVLFVVGEWAVAKVLQGGIYVYKLVKFKSVFSSAMSASVKDKLARYLLNFDHTTGSSKAEFFKDALGFTINNADDLAKQIVFNNKKAIATEVTKYGTKYSQNIAIKGANGRVVDVTFGWIKNKDGLVKLVTGYPAK from the coding sequence TTGATTACATTTATGCCTGCCCGCCTTTTTTGGCGGGATGTCTTGGGAGTTAAACTTAGAAAAGAAGTACGTGACCGCAGTGAGATAAGTACCACCGATTATTTGGACGGTTTTATATATTTGAACGAGAAACTGGACTTTTTCCCGCATTCCGAAGGGTACGTAAAGGTCATTCCGGTAGGGAATTATTATTCGTTCCAGTATGTGTTTCAATATAAGGACCACTTGGGGAATATACGGTTGTCTTACTCGGACATCGATGGAGATGGGACTATTAATGCAGCTACTGAAATTGTTCAGGAGAATAATTATTATCCTTTTGGGCTTGAACACAAAGGGTATAATACAGATGTATCGCCCAGCGGGAACAGCGTTGCGCGCAAGTTCAAATTTAATGGTATCGAGCACGAGGAAGCTTTGGGGCTAAATCTTTATGAAATGGATTTTAGGCAATATGACCCAGCTATTGCTAGATTTACAAGCATCGACCCAGTTACTCATCATGATTTTTCTACATATACGGCATTTGATAATAATCCAGTGTTTTTCGCAGACCCGAGTGGAGCAGATTCTGAATCACCTATAGACTTAATTAATGATGCTTGGAATCAAACCCCTGAAAATGGTTCAGCAACTTTCGATAATCAAGGTAATTGTCAATGTGGGTGTCCAGTAAAACCACCATGTGCGAAAAAGAAAGCTGTAAGGGAAATGAATGCTGGGGAGTTTTATGCAATGGCATACAATGGTCCATCAAAAACCGCATATTTGAATGGAAACGACCCATATAATCCTACAGATGAGGATATCGCTCAAAACGAGAGAGAAAAAGCTGAAGCTGCAGGACAAGTGGTTTTATTTGTAGTAGGAGAATGGGCTGTTGCAAAAGTTCTACAAGGAGGTATTTATGTTTACAAACTTGTAAAGTTTAAAAGTGTTTTTAGTTCAGCAATGAGTGCAAGTGTTAAAGATAAACTGGCTCGTTATTTATTGAATTTTGACCACACAACTGGAAGCTCAAAAGCAGAGTTTTTTAAAGATGCATTAGGTTTTACAATAAATAATGCTGATGATTTAGCGAAGCAAATCGTATTTAATAATAAAAAAGCGATTGCAACAGAAGTAACAAAATATGGAACCAAATATTCTCAAAATATAGCTATCAAAGGGGCTAATGGAAGAGTTGTTGACGTTACTTTTGGATGGATTAAAAATAAAGATGGATTAGTAAAGTTAGTAACAGGATATCCAGCAAAATAA
- a CDS encoding RHS repeat domain-containing protein has product MGVKLRKEVRDRSEITTTDYLDGFIYLNEKLDFFPHSEGYVKVIPGGNYYSFQYVFQYKDHLGNIRLSYSDTDGDGSIEPRAEIIEEHNYYPFGLEIYEMDFRQYDPAIGRFTSVDPLAEKAPDWTPYRAFFNNPIRYIDPTGMLEDTYGIDDNGNIRHIDDQKYYDEQGNEVDRLYKMDSKYGVDKNGDYVESNVRDDGSSIVSDLAHSVKTKQYGTSEIGGSTFTANEYIAYADGSEKNEVNRIYDFAAKNSKVEWGLIGFNDKNGNFNYQIGTLGLGGLDGQFGLSSSPSLPRSMGQGLYSIHSHPGENGYQNRLESVYGDSSVGPHYLNNLGYKSYQIYFPSDNKTWGIDRYGRESANVKRIRF; this is encoded by the coding sequence TTGGGAGTTAAACTTAGAAAAGAAGTACGTGACCGCAGTGAGATAACTACCACCGATTATTTGGACGGTTTTATATATTTGAACGAGAAACTGGACTTTTTCCCGCATTCCGAAGGGTACGTAAAGGTCATTCCGGGAGGGAATTATTATTCGTTCCAGTATGTGTTTCAGTACAAGGACCACTTGGGGAACATTAGGCTGTCCTATTCCGATACCGACGGAGATGGCAGTATCGAGCCAAGGGCCGAAATAATTGAGGAGCATAATTATTATCCCTTTGGACTTGAGATCTATGAGATGGATTTTAGGCAATATGACCCCGCGATAGGTAGATTTACTTCCGTTGACCCGTTGGCGGAGAAGGCACCGGACTGGACACCATACAGGGCATTTTTTAATAATCCAATTCGATACATTGACCCCACAGGAATGTTAGAAGATACTTATGGTATTGATGATAATGGTAATATTAGGCACATTGATGACCAAAAATATTATGATGAGCAAGGCAATGAAGTAGACAGGTTGTATAAAATGGATTCTAAATACGGTGTTGATAAAAATGGTGATTATGTAGAGTCAAATGTTCGTGATGATGGAAGCAGTATAGTAAGTGATTTGGCACATAGTGTGAAAACTAAACAATATGGAACATCGGAAATAGGGGGATCTACATTTACTGCTAATGAATATATAGCTTATGCAGATGGGAGTGAGAAAAACGAGGTAAATAGGATATATGATTTTGCTGCGAAAAATTCAAAAGTTGAATGGGGACTTATAGGTTTTAATGATAAAAACGGCAATTTTAACTATCAGATTGGCACCTTAGGACTTGGCGGTTTAGATGGTCAATTTGGGTTGTCTTCTTCCCCTTCTTTACCAAGGTCTATGGGACAAGGTTTATATTCCATACACTCACACCCGGGAGAAAATGGATATCAAAACAGATTAGAGTCAGTTTATGGTGATTCGTCAGTTGGCCCACATTATTTGAATAATTTAGGATATAAATCATATCAAATTTATTTTCCGAGCGATAACAAAACCTGGGGTATTGACCGTTATGGTAGAGAGAGCGCCAACGTTAAAAGAATAAGATTTTGA